The proteins below come from a single Ochotona princeps isolate mOchPri1 chromosome 6, mOchPri1.hap1, whole genome shotgun sequence genomic window:
- the LOC101521311 gene encoding olfactory receptor 4K2 codes for MDAANKSTVSEFILLGLSDSWELQMFFFTVFSLFYVATMVGNSLIVITVLCDAHLHGPMYFLLTNLSIIDMSLASFATPKMITDYLMDHKTISFDGCITQIFFLHLFTGTEIVLLMAMSFDRYIAICKPLRYASIISPRVCVAFVVASWIVGIMHSMSQVIFALTLPFCGPNKVDSFFCDLPVVFQLACVDTSVLGLFMISTSGIIALFCFILLFNSYIIVLATIKHHSSRGSSKALATCTAHFIVVFMFFGPCIFIYMWPQSSFLVDKILSVFYTIFTPILNPVIYTLRNQEVKTAIRKLKDRFLNSSKTTHSYYF; via the coding sequence ATGGATGCTGCTAACAAGTCTACtgtttctgaatttattttgctGGGACTCTCTGATTCTTGGGAACTACAGATGTTTTTCTTTACagtgttttcattgttttatgtGGCAACAATGGTGGGCAACAGCCTGATAGTCATCACAGTTTTATGTGATGCCCACCTGCACGGTCCAATGTATTTCCTGCTTACAAACCTCTCCATCATTGATATGTCTCTTGCTTCATTTGCTACCCCCAAGATGATTACAGATTACTTAATGGACCATAAAACCATCTCTTTTGATGGCTGTATCACTCAGATATTTTTCCTACACCTTTTCACTGGTACTGAGATTGTTTTACTCATGGCTATGTCCTTTGATAGGTATATTGCAATATGTAAGCCCCTGCGCTATGCTTCAATAATCAGTCCTCGGGTATGTGTTGCTTTCGTGGTAGCTTCCTGGATTGTAGGGATCATGCATTCCATGAGCCAGGTCATATTTGCACTCACATTGCCATTCTGTGGTCCCAATAAAGTGGATAGTTTTTTCTGTGACCTTCCTGTGGTGTTTCAGCTGGCTTGTGTGGATACTTCCGTTCTAGGTCTCTTTATGATCTCAACAAGTGGCATAATTGCTTTGTTctgctttattcttttatttaattcttatatTATTGTCCTGGCTACCATAAAGCACCATTCTTCCAGAGGATCCTCCAAGGCCCTTGCTACCTGTACAGCTCacttcattgttgtcttcatgtTCTTTGGGCCCTGCATCTTCATCTACATGTGGCCACAAAGCAGCTTTCTGGTGGACAAGATCCTGTCTgtattttatacaatttttaCTCCTATTCTGAACCCAGTGATTTATACATTGAGGAATCAAGAAGTCAAAACAGCCATAAGGAAGCTAAAGGATAGGTTTCTAAATTCGAGCAAGACAACTCATTCATATTACTTTTAA
- the LOC101525664 gene encoding olfactory receptor 4K5 — MDQVNSSVVSEFVLLGLSTSRELQFFFFVFFFVLYVVIVLGNLLIIITVNSDARLHSPMYFLLGNLSFVDICQASFATPKMITDFLSEHKIVSFNGCMAQIFFIHLFTGAEMVLLVSMAYDRYVAICKPLHYVVIMSQRTCNILVMIPWAVGLVHTLNQLSFTVNLPFCGPNVVDSFFCDLPRVTKLACLDSYNIEILIVINSGILSLSTFLLLVSSYIVILVTVWFKSSAAMAKAFSTLAAHITVVILFFGPCVFIYMWPFSTYPVDKVLAIFYTVFTPILNPIIYTLRNKDMKVAMSRIVAHYLRPKKVSEMPIVVRHSFY, encoded by the coding sequence ATGGATCAGGTCAATTCTTCAGTGGTGTCAGAGTTTGTGTTGCTGGGACTTTCCACTTCTCGGGAACTccagtttttcttctttgttttcttctttgtgttataTGTTGTCATTGTGCTGGGGAACCTTCTCATTATCATCACGGTGAATTCTGATGCCAGGCTGCACTCCCCTATGTACTTCCTCCTGGGAAACCTTTCCTTCGTTGACATTTGTCAGGCTTCTTTTGCTACCCCTAAAATGATCACAGATTTTCTAAGTGAACACAAGATAGTATCATTCAATGGCTGCATGGCCCAAATTTTCTTCATTCATCTTTTCACTGGTGCGGAGATGGTGCTGCTTGTCTCCATGGCCTATGACAGATATGTAGCAATATGCAAACCCCTACACTATGTGGTCATCATGAGCCAAAGGACATGCAATATCTTGGTGATGATCCCCTGGGCTGTAGGCTTGGTGCACACATTAAACCAGTTGTCATTTActgtaaacttgcctttttgTGGACCCAATGTTGTAGACAGCTTTTTTTGTGACCTTCCTCGAGTAACCAAACTTGCCTGCCTGGACTCTTACAACATTGAAATACTTATTGTGATTAATAGTGGAATTCTTTCCCTAAGTACTTTCTTGTTGTTGGTCAGCTCTTACATTGTTATTCTTGTCActgtctggttcaagtcctcagctgcaatggccaaagcatTTTCTACATTGGCTGCTCACATCACAGTAGTGATACTATTCTTCGGACCTTGCGTTTTCATCTATATGTGGCCCTTTTCCACCTATCCTGTAGATAAAGTGCTTGCTATATTTTACACTGTTTTCACACCCATCTTAAATCCCATCATCTATACACTAAGGAACAAGGATATGAAGGTTGCCATGAGTAGAATTGTTGCTCATTACCTGAGGCCCAAGAAAGTTTCTGAAATGCCGATAGTAGTGAGGCATTCTTTTTATTAA
- the LOC101521059 gene encoding olfactory receptor 4K15-like, with translation MDQQNNSRVTEFVLLGLSSSWELQCFFFVFFNFLYVVIVLGNSLIVFTVISEPALHTPMYIMLSNLSVLDVFLATYATPKMIHDFLHERKTISFDGCMAQIFLLHVFAAGEMVLLVAMAYDRYVAICKPLHYATIMNFCKCTGFVVGSWVIGVIHSLSQLAFTVNLPFCGPNIVDSYYCDLTLVIKLACIDAYIPEVLMVLDSGLMGMVSFLLLLISYTFILVSIRRHSSAGMAKARSTLTAHITVVVLFFGPCIFIYAWPFSSFQADKVLSVFSTVFTPILNPIIYTLRNKEVKSAMLKLKTRFISSRLPVLTRTLTCFSQDQNC, from the coding sequence ATGGATCAGCAAAATAATTCCAGGGTGACTGAATTTGTGCTCCTGGGACTCTCCAGTTCCTGGGAGctgcagtgtttcttttttgtcttttttaacttCTTGTACGTTGTCATTGTGCTGGGAAACTCTCTCATTGTCTTCACTGTGATTTCTGAACCTGCCTTACACACACCCATGTACATTATGCTCAGCAACCTTTCAGTTCTTGATGTTTTCCTGGCTACTTACGCCACTCCCAAAATGATCCATGATTTCCTTCATGAACGCAAGACAATCTCCTTTGATGGCTGCATGGCCCAGATATTCCTATTGCATGTTTTTGCTGCTGGTGAGATGGTGCTCCTTGTAGCCATGGCATATGACAGATATGTTGCCATTTGCAAACCTCTCCATTATGCAACCATCATGAACTTCTGCAAGTGCACAGGTTTTGTGGTGGGCTCCTGGGTCATTGGGGTTATACATTCCTTGAGTCAGTTAGCTTTCACTGTAAACCTGCCCTTCTGTGGCCCAAATATTGTGGATAGTTATTATTGTGACCTTACTTTGGTTATCAAACTCGCCTGCATAGATGCCTATATCCCTGAAGTATTGATGGTTTTGGACAGTGGTCTTATGGGGATGGTTTCATTCCTACTTTTGCTGATCTCCTACACGTTCATCCTGGTTAGCATTCGCCGCCATTCTTCAGCAGGGATGGCCAAAGCCCGCAGCACTCTGACTGCCCATATCACTGTGGTGGTGCTCTTCTTTGGGCCTTGTATCTTCATCTACGCCTGGCCTTTCAGCAGTTTCCAAGCGGATAAAGTTTTATCTGTGTTCTCTACAGTTTTCACACCTATATTGAATCCCATTATCTACACACTGAGGAATAAAGAGGTAAAATCAGCAATGCTTAAATTGAAGACTCGGTTCATAAGTTCCAGGCTGCCTGTCCTCACTCGCACACTGACATGTTTCTCCCAGGACCAAAACTGTTGA
- the LOC101525902 gene encoding olfactory receptor 4K3, which translates to MACGNDSVVTEFILRGLSSSANLQIFYFLFFSVVYAATVLGNLLILLTVVIEPRLHSPMYFLLGNLSFIDMSLASFATPKMIADFLSERKAISFEGCITQIFFLHLLGGAEIVLLIAMSFDRYVAICKPLRYLAILSPRMCVGLVILSWVVGIFHALSQLAFTVNLPFCGPNEVDSFFCDLPLVIKLACVDTYILGVFMISTSGMIALVCFILLVISYTVILITVRQRSSGGTSKALSTCSAHFTVVTLFFGPCIFIYVWPFTNFPIDKVLSVFYTIFTPLLNPVIYTLRNKDVKDSMRKLSRHMLKFRKTAHTP; encoded by the coding sequence ATGGCCTGCGGCAATGACTCCGTAGTGACTGAGTTCATTCTACGGGGTCTGTCTAGTTCTGCGAACCTCCAGATCTTCTACTTCCTGTTTTTCTCCGTAGTCTATGCAGCCACTGTGCTGGGAAACCTCCTTATCTTGCTCACCGTGGTGATCGAACCtcgccttcactcccccatgtaTTTCCTGCTGGGTAACCTCTCCTTCATCGATATGTCCCTGGCCTCCTTTGCCACCCCCAAAATGATCGCAGACTTCCTCAGCGAGCGTAAAGCCATCTCCTTCGAAGGCTGCATAACCCAGATATTCTTCTTACACCTGCTCGGAGGGGCGGAGATTGTACTACTGATTGCCATGTCCTTCGACAGGTACGTGGCTATATGTAAGCCTCTGCGTTACCTAGCCATCCTGAGTCCCAGAATGTGCGTGGGGCTTGTGATACTGTCCTGGGTTGTCGGTATCTTTCATGCTTTGAGTCAGTTGGCATTTACTGTGAACCTGCCTTTCTGTGGCCCCAATGAAGTAGACAGCTTCTTCTGTGACCTCCCTTTGGTGATTAAACTTGCCTGCGTGGACACGTACATTCTGGGAGTGTTCATGATCTCAACCAGTGGCATGATCGCCCTGGTCTGCTTCATCCTCTTGGTCATCTCCTACACGGTCATCCTGATCACCGTTAGGCAACGCTCTTCTGGAGGGACCTCCAAAGccctctccacctgcagtgcccatTTCACTGTGGTAACCCTTTTCTTTGGCCCATGCATTTTCATCTACGTGTGGCCTTTTACAAACTTCCCAATAGACAAAGTGCTCTCAGTGTTTTATACCATATTCACTCCTCTCTTGAATCCAGTGATCTATACTCTGAGAAATAAAGATGTCAAGGATTCCATGAGGAAACTGAGCAGACACATGTTGAAGTTTAGGAAGACTGCTCACactccttga
- the LOC101525424 gene encoding olfactory receptor 4K1: MGHMNESVVSEFVLLGLSNSWELQLFFFAIFSIIYVTSVLGNIMIIVIVSCDSHLNSPMYFLLSNLSFIDICQSNFATPKMLVDFFVEHKTISFEGCMAQIFLLHSFVGSEMMLLVAMAYDRFIAICKPLHYSTIINRKLCVIFVSISWAVGILHSVSHLAFTVDLPFCGPNEVDSFFCDLPLVIELACRDTYKMEVMTLTNSGLISLSCFLVLIISYTIILVTVRRRSSSGSSKALSTLTAHITVVILFFGPCIYFYIWPFSRFSVDKFLSVFYTVCTPLLNPIIYSLRNEDVKAAMRKLRSHHVTSWKN; this comes from the coding sequence ATGGGTCACATGAATGAATCAGTAGTGTCCGAGTTTGTACTTTTGGGACTCTCCAATTCTTGGGAacttcaacttttcttttttgccaTCTTCTCAATCATCTATGTGACATCTGTGCTGGGAAACATCATGATTATTGTCATCGTTTCCTGTGACTCCCACTTGAACTCTCCCATGTACTTCCTGCTCAGTAATCTTTCTTTCATTGATATCTGCCAATCTAACTTTGCCACTCCCAAGATGCTGGTGGACTTCTTTGTTGAGCACAAGACTATCTCCTTTGAAGGCTGCATGGCACAGATATTTCTTCTTCATAGTTTTGTGGGGAGTGAGATGATGTTGCTAGTGGCTATGGCATATGACAGATTTATTGCCATATGCAAGCCCCTACACTATAGTACCATCATAAACCGCAAACTGTGTGTAATTTTTGTGAGTATATCCTGGGCTGTGGGTATTCTTCATTCTGTGAGTCACTTGGCTTTCACGGtggatcttccattctgtggtcCCAACGAGGTAGATAGCTTCTTTTGTGACCTTCCCCTGGTGATAGAGCTGGCTTGCAGGGATACATATAAGATGGAAGTTATGACCCTCACTAACAGTGGCCTGATCTCACTGAGCTGTTTTCTGGTTTTGATTATTTCCTATACCATCATTTTGGTCACTGTCCGGCGTCGATCCTCCAGTGGGTCATCCAAGGCACTCTCCACCTTAACTGCCCACATTACAGTTGTAATTCTTTTCTTTGGGCCTTGCATTTATTTCTATATATGGCCATTTAGCAGATTTTCTGTGGATAAATTCCTTTCTGTCTTCTACACTGTTTGTACACCCTTATTGAATCCCATAATCTACTCTCTGAGAAACGAAGATGTTAAAGCAGCCATGCGCAAGTTGAGAAGCCATCATGTTACATCCTGGAAAAACTAA